gcatctaggctgcttccagtttctggctattacaaataatgatgctatgaacatggttgaacagatgtccttgttaaatgaatgtgcttcttttgggtatatgcctaggagtagaattgctggatcttgtggtagactcattcccattttcttgaggaatcaccatactgatttccacagtgtctgtaacaagttggcactcccaccagcagtggaggagtgttcttctttctctgcatcctatccagcataaactgtcattggtatttttgattttagccattctgacaggagtaagatggtatctcagagttgttttgatttgcatttccctgatgagtaaggatgttgaacactttctcatgtgtctttcagccattttagattcctctattgagaattgtctatttagttctgtttaCTTGAAAGTATAGAGTCTTCAATGTTACAAGAACCAGTTTCTTGAGGCATCAATTTGTAAATGAAGTCTAGTTTCTCTCTGCTTTGAGTGTAACTTCTCCTATCTTTTGGAACACTTTGCTAAATCATGAACTGGAATTTTTGCTAACATTCAGTTCAGGGCATGGGATTTTCAGTGGTCTGGAATCTTCCTTTTTGAGGGTTTATGCCTAGTCCTATTTTAACTTATTATGTTAGGTTTTGTCTTTGTACCTGTGAGGCCTGCTCTTATTTTGAAGGGAAATGTAGAAGGAATGGATCTCGGGACAGACTACAAAAGCATGTTTTGCCATATTGTGGTAATTGTCAGTAGGCAAATGATTAAATGTGGATGAGGGTATTCAAAATCCCAATATGTCCTGATTAGCCAAATTTCAGCTTTTCCGATGGTCTCACAGAATGTAGTGGGTCTTACTAGAAAACATACAGAAAGTTGAGAGGACAAAATTACCAGGCAGGTTTGCTGAGAAAAAATGCACCAGAGGGAGGCTGGTGAGTTGGTTTAGTGGTCAACATCTTTTGCTGTTCATGCAGAGAACCAGGGttaggttcctagcacccacatgacagttgataaccatctgtaattataGATGGAAGTGATATGATGCCATCTTATGGTTTGTAAGGTCTTATGTCATTagacacacatgtggcacacaaacatacatgccagaaaataccaatacacagaaaaatatagaCTACAAATGTTCCACATTTCTACATAAATTTTTGAGAAGAAAATTTGAATCCTCTAGTATGCTCATCATGACTATATGtttaaaggagggaggaaagaaaaaaagaagcaaggatTGGGGAAACTAAAAGTAGTAACTATAATTACATAATAATAAAGCAATACCATGTAAACACAGTTATAATGACTGATAAATTTCACAATCACTTTTCTCTACAATTGCATGGCAGAAGATAGTTTATCTCTATTTAAAGCCTTTTATCACCTCTCATTGTTTTCTGGATTCTACTCAAGATTACAACTGTTTTATTCCTTGCTGTATTCTGCTCCTACAAAGCTATAGGATCCCACAAAACTCAGTCAGGGGTTTCTTCTTGAGTCAAATCCCATCCCTTAAACTGATTTGTCAATATATTTCAAGTAATAACTTATTGATGAAGTCAAAGTCAGTACAATCTTAACTTAGGATGAGACATACAGATGTAGGTATCcatgtagcatgataaataaaagacccatagacagatattgggattcaaacttcaagcttaTGATCAGAAAGCACCTACAAATGTTTtctaagacaaggtaggacagtcctccAAAATCCCATGCTTTGATAAGAGTGCCAGATATATTAGACCTGTGGGCTCAAGATGTATGCCCTAATGTTATAGATCTTTGGGTGATTTCCTGACAGTGAGATGTCCCTGTTATTAGGTAACATTTCATCCTTCTTGGGTTTATGTTGGagctgaagactagatagttgtACCTTTCCTTAGTCATGATTAAAGATAAATTAGGTGCAAATTTTGGAgtcacaaagataagataaatactgaaattttttctctaataaaaatggactggatattgtaactgtaattcctGCTCAATAGCTGTTCTATAATATATAGTTTTACCATGTTAGAAAAAAACCTTAGTTTTAATTAGAGACAAAAAAAGgtgaaatgctgtggaataaccctTCTGTGAACTGTGAACATGTATTATTctcatttattaataaaaaccaGACAGGCCAATAGCCAGACAGGGAGTATAGGTGGGGCAGCCAGACCGAGAGAATGTTGGGATGAAGAAGGGTAGAATCAGTCAGACTCCAGGGGAGAAAGAGTTATTAGAGGACAAGTAAAGCCATAAGTCGCATGacaaaatatagatgaatagaaatggcttaatttaaaagtaacaactagttagtaataagccttaACTATCAGGTGAGCATTTAGAAATAATACTAAGTAAGTCTCAATGTGGTAAGTTAAAAAAAACTGCTGGGCCAGGGAGCTGACAGACAGGATGGAAAGAGTCTACCTACTTATAACCTTTTTAAGAATGTGGTTTAGAATAGTCACTGGGTGCAGGTTCATAAAGCATTGCCATGCTGAAATTTTTTCTTGAAAGATTCATATTTCAGGCAGCAAAATAAAGAACCTAGAGACTTCCTTAATTTGTAAAACACTTGATTTCTTCAGACACTTTGGTGTTTAGAACAGTAAAAGTTAGCACACTTTAGCACAGTAAATGTGTTTAGCACAGTAAAAGTTAGCACACTTTAGCCTAGTAAAAGTTTTCACTTCACCAAGgatatttacttcatttttcatttcatatttttctaatgAAAGGCTAGTGTTGTCTTGCAACCTAATATTCATTCTGAAACTAGTCTATAAGTTTCTACTAACTTTTTCTTAACAAGACTGAATGatatatgaaaatcaaaatggaaaacatgctgccataaaaatatgtaatagcTTAATTTTTGATTGTGCTAGATTACCAGGGCTGCTGTAATCACATCTTCCATGATTAATCCTGCATTTACAGCATGTATTAAAATATCAGGCACCTCAATTGACAGAAGAATGGTATAGATTTTAGAGCAATAATTTGCAGttgtaaatatttgtggaatgaGATTCAGAGGCAACAAATTACATACTGAATTATTCTCATCCTAacattagtttatattttatcttattactGCCACAAtgagttattatttttataaatgtatattgttTCCTTAAAAGAGACTTGCCATTCTAGAAGAGATACTATAATTTGTAATTGTACTTGTATATGACAGATAAAATCATGTTctattcaattaatatttatcTGTGCCTCATTTTTTCTAGGACTCATGATGATTTATTAAATTTCAATGTACtattgttgggagctgcagagtaccatGCCTAAGAGATGGTGccgggccgggcgttggtggcgcaagcctttaatcccagcacttgggaggcagaggcaggtggatgtctgtgagttcgagaccagcctggtctacaagagctagttccaggacagcctccaaagccacagagaaaccctgtctcgaaaaacaaaacacacaaacaaacaaaaaaagatggcgccggtttctgccttctgccagcccaacggcgagtgctctctgtggtaaacaactcctaatttggtaaaggccacgtatccttttaattctgcttggagacaacctatcctggcgtgccACTTGGgattaggtgattggtagttgtaggctatatcaAGCCCCGCCTTCCTGGGTTCAGTGCCACttcctgtaaatcaaggttccggAATAAaatgtgagaagaagattcctcggtgttgcgtcgttcttgctagtcaagggtggacgcgacatACTATTAAACAGTTTAATGATTATAAACACTGAGTAATAATAGCAAAATAACTTCATAATGCTTCCACAACTATTTATCAATGAACAGTTTACTATTTTCACTTGTAGAGTTTTACATGGAAATGAAGTATATagcatgcatttctttttttatttttaaacttccattaagttttaaaatacttaGCATGAAATGTAGTCTCTTACCTGGGGTTTTACTATAAAACTTATCCCAGAATGCAAAGTCATATTGCTGAAGTCCAAATtcaaaaaacaatgacagaatCATATTTATCACCCTTTCTGTGAAGGTCATATTCTCTGTTAGTTCACCCATAATACACAGCACAGGGGAACTGGAAGCTGGCCACAGTATTTCTCCAGGGTGTAGCCAATGCTAAATCTCAGGGTGTTCACAAATGGGACTTGAAGCACCTCAGCCACCAGCTCTCCACAGGGAACCACAGGATCTATAACCATTACATTGTATTTTGTGTCTTGGAGCTCATTCATGAATGTCTGGTTGTACAATACACTCCAacagatattttgaaatattgaagTCAGATGGAAAAAGAATTCCTGAAAATTTGTTGCTCCTCTCCAAACTGGCAAGTTTGGAATGACATTCACAGCTAGGTTCACTAGTTCATTTATATGAATTTTGGAAGCTTCTTCCCCATTGGACAGACAGATGTTCTCAAAGTGAAGTGCAGAATGTTTATTCTGATCTATCATGATAGTGGGATATTTCAGGACTGTCACCTCATGTACTCTATCCACAAGCTCTTCAAGGATTCAGTCAGTGAGTGACTCATATCACAGGGCCACACAAGGACTTTGCCACACAAGCCATAGCCATCACAGCAAAGCTGCACCACAAAAACTGCCATGACCCACTTCTCAGATGCCGTGACGTGCCCTTCCATCCTGTTCTGCAAAGATTGAGTGTTTACTCAATTGACCAACAATTTAGCTATATCATAAATCAAATATTAACTTCCAAAGTTACAAAACACACAGGTCAAGGGATTTCTGTAACAGTGCCAATAGCACATTGTTCTGTTGAAGAGAGATGTACTTATGAAGAACTTGATTGAGTTGTTTAACAATTGtaatttcagtttttataaaCATGGGAGgaatgcaatattttaaaattaatagtgTAATTGTAGCAGGTATAGCAGCTAAGTGACAGCTTAATGCTAGATGAAGACTAGATGAAGACTTGGCTTAGGACAGgtgaataatacacacacacacacacacacacagacacagacacagacacacatagacacacacacacacacacacacacacacacacacacacacacacacacaccacataggaTTTTTGAATCAGGATGACTAGAGCATAGAGCTTTCAGTTCATTGTATGGGTCATGGAGTTTGCAGGAATAAGCCAAGTTTCAGCAGGAGACTTTGGTGTTCCTTTTAAATCTCTATGAAAATGTATCAGGGAGAATACAGTCTTGGTCTTTGGCTGTAACTATAGGGTTTGAACTGTTATGGTGGATGAAAAGTGAGAGTtgttcaaaaatttaaaaacagggtTCCATCTCAGTTCATAACCCGAGGAATCAGAATGAGGGGATGTCTCTAGCAAAGACATGAAAGGAAAGTGGGA
The Cricetulus griseus strain 17A/GY chromosome 1 unlocalized genomic scaffold, alternate assembly CriGri-PICRH-1.0 chr1_1, whole genome shotgun sequence genome window above contains:
- the LOC100751639 gene encoding LOW QUALITY PROTEIN: UDP-glucuronosyltransferase 2A3-like isoform X2 (The sequence of the model RefSeq protein was modified relative to this genomic sequence to represent the inferred CDS: inserted 2 bases in 2 codons); this translates as MEGHVTASEKWVMAVFVVQLCCDGYGLCGKVLVWPCDMSHSLTXILEELVDRVHEVTVLKYPTIMIDQNKHSALHFENICLSNGEEASKIHINELVNLAVNVIPNLPVWRGATNFQEFFFHLTSIFQNICWSVLYNQTFMNELQDTKYNVMVIDPVVPCGELVAEVLQVPFVNTLRFSIGYTLEKYCGQLPVPLCXCIMGELTENMTFTERVINMILSLFFEFGLQQYDFAFWDKFYSKTPGKHTTLAETIGKAEMWLIRSYWDLEFPRPTLPNVEYVGGLHCKPANPLPKEMEDFVQSSGEHGVVVFSLGSMVSNMTEEKANTIAWALAQIPQKKQIFIADATIPQKVPLTESNLDISTVITVHTF